Below is a genomic region from Raphanus sativus cultivar WK10039 chromosome 4, ASM80110v3, whole genome shotgun sequence.
TTAGTTCCAATTACTAATGCAGTCTGCCTTTGGCGCGAAACAGAATTGGCAGAAGCTTTTCGTACACCATTACTGCGCTTCTTAGTACCGGAATTTAAATCTGTATCTCTCTGTGATGTTTGACCTGGTAATCAAAGTtacaaagttatttatttttcataaatgtaTAGATATGACAAAACAAATATTCTGAAAGTAGCAACATATGTGTTAAGTATACAACTATTTGAAGTTGACAGTTTTGTTTTAGTTAGCCGATCTGTGTAATATAATGCTGACCATAGCAAATAGTAAAATGTACAGATTTTCATAAGTAATATAAATCTTACTCTTGCAATGTTCAGATGTTGAATATGGACTAAGAAGAGATGGTGAATGATATCCATTTGGAACTGTATTCTGAGGTAAGTTTTGAAGATCTCTTAAAATCCTGCCGAAAATTCTTTTCAACGGAATGGTCGTGCTGGTAGATGTAAGAATAGATGGGAATGCTTTTTTTGTTCCggtataaaaaaatgttttttttccttgatATTAGACCCCTGACCATAGGGAGACAACCCTTTGATTCCAGCTTGTGTGTTGTTGGTAACTATGAATAATAAGcaatgaaattttttataatttaagataTTGTGTAGGAACAATAATGTATGTGTCAGAATTTATTCTTACTGAACACTTCGTTGCACAGCTTGCTCCTCTTTGTAGCTGAAACATTTCTTATATTCGGGTTCTCtgtaaaaaaatctattagaaCAGACTTACCTTGTAAAATCACATGTGAATGACAAATAGCATTTACCTTTGCAGCGTGCAATTGGAGGAGGCATTGACTCTTCTGAGCGTTTGACAGACCCTCTCGAATCCATCTGGACAGGTAAGTTTGTCAAATCCGTAAAAACACTTCCTGATTTTGATTGCAGTTTAGACATGCTAATAGGGATATGCATAAAATCGTTAGGATATTTAGAAGCATCAAAATTGTTGACCCTTTTCCTTTTTTGCACTCTATCCTCTTCAGTTATCTCCTTCATTGCACTGTGAAGTTTTGATCGCTATAGTGTTGCACGAAGAATTGGAAATATGAATTACACAGGCCACGTAAAAGTATTTGGTAATTGTATTTTCTGTTAGGATTTTATGTAGAAGCAGCCTGcagtttagatttaggatttaatgGAAATCAACAAAGTACGATCTGATAAGCATATATGTAGGATAATATGTTTAACTGTTTTGCAAGTGGTTACATAAAAATGTAACTATACTCTATATCAATTTTAAGTAGTCTTCTATACAGGCATGCATTATTAATAATATGtcaatagttttaaaaatataatatacacaAACATTCATCTTCATTAAGATAAATCTTTAATACATTTGGCTTGCCTGTTAATAATGAAATCGACATAATAAACTCCTTTGACCACTTTGCTTTAATATGTTTGATTGGAACAAATAATTGGTATACATTATATAAATGAACGTgaataaaatcaagttttattatatggAATAGAAGTTGGTCAATTATAATTAGAGATCAATAATATTTCAACTCAACATgataactaaaaacataaactaagcATAATAAGGCAAAAGAAAGAACAACTCCAAAAACGtcataacaatttttttgaaaaaacagaGCAACAATGATAAGTTTAGGATTAAAGTTGAATTCATAATTATTTCATACTAAaccaacataaaaacaaaaaaaaaaattataagatagTTTTTCGGTTCCTAAACAGGACAATTATTTCTCTAAACTTAAAAAACCACAAATTTGAATCCAACTTCCTAGTTCGACAGACTGATCTTCATCTCCTCATCTGATTACTTTTCGATCTTGACACTTTTTGAGCAAAACCTTTTTGAGGTAGAGGTGAGTTCAGGGACCTCATATTTGTCATCTTGAGAACGCTTAGAAGTTGGTGTTCTGTTAGTAACCGAACTTCCCTCACCGTCAGTAAGTAGAGACATCTgttaaaatcaataattatacaCTATGTAAACAAACTTATATTTTAAGTAAAGAGTTTGATAAAGATATTAAAGTACCTCATCACCAGTGAGGGTGATTTCTCGTGCAGATTTAGTCTCTGATTGTGAATCAACCATTAGCATGTTGCTTACAGACCAAAACTTTAGAAACCTTGTAACACTCAGCTCCATAAGACACGTTATTTTTTTCAACGCACACACCGAACTTAAAAGTTTTTCCAATGACATCTTTAAGTGACTGAGGCAAAAGCTCGGGATCctcaatctattaaaaaaatcacatttaacttatatttgaatttttattaaaaacattcatatataccTAATATAAAATGAGATTGATTTTACCTCTTTGAATGATCCCTTTAGAATTTTCGCAGCACTTTCAGCTATAATTCCATTAGCAATAGTATCAAGCAACATGAATTTGGTAGTTCCTGTATTATCTTTAAGCAGCAAGTGAAGTTTAAACCTggacataataaaataaatttattatataactataaaAATGGAATAGTAATGAAATCtccaacaataaaataaatttacttacTTCGGAGTTACATTAGTAACATTTGCATTGCATTTCTCACACCAAAACATAGGGGCTGCCAATTCCTTCCCAGATGTAAGGTATCTTTGATGTACTTTAAAAGTTTTTGTGTTGCACAGATCACATCCAAAGTAGTACCAACCAAAATCCGTATCTATAGCATAGATGGTACACACAACCTTGCATTTACCAACCTGTGTAGacaaagtaaaaataatttacattataaataaatgttGTAGTTATCATAAAAGTTGTTAATAAACCTGTACAGAAGCCACAAGTTCAGCAACGGTTTTATCTTCATACTGATCCCAGCTGTCAATTTTGATAACCTTATTAGGTTCACGAATCAACTGTTTGTCAAACTCGTTAGATTCAACCATTGACATGTTTGCTGGATCACACTTAAACCTGGAGAGTTTGACATATAATTAGAAGATGATATTAAACCTGACATATACATTTGCATAAATAACATCGAACAACTTACATTTCTTTCAAAGCATCACTCTCATCAATTGGTGGATCGAACATTATTTGGGAGGTATCAAAAGCATTTGAAAGTTGGAGTTGATCTAAAcacacaaataaaaacaaatgatgaacgttaaatataaaaaagtcaactctttaaatataaagattaaagttataaaataaatatagttaagATATTTACTTCTAAATGATCCAATTTCGCAAATCGGATCAAACACACAACCACTCCAAATTGTGCATCTTCTGAATAGGATTCCAGAGTATCAGCAAAATTCTCCCAAAAACAACATGGGATGCGTTCATCACTAAAATACATGAAAATTAGTTTGCATccagaaaaaattataaaatcaatgtcATTATTTTACTAATACTTACTTAATGTCTCTTAGAGTGAATTcaatcttctttctttctttcccaCCTTTACATTGCAGAGTTATCTTTTCACCAATATCTATGGCTTGACCCACAACatctttataaaacaaaaacagaagttatataataaataatgattaaacaaaaaaaatgagataaaaataaatataaaacataccAATCAAAAATTGTTGTCTAGCTTTCCACTCAATATTTTTCGAAATCCACTAAATCCAGGAACATATCGTTATTAGTGTATTCATACGGCGCAATGGAGGTGAACTTCATGAACGTCAGCTTGTAAGCGTGATTGGTAGGTCGGAATGCTCCTCCTGCTGAAGTTACCTGAAAATTTTCTATGTTTATCCATTCACCCATACGGCATTCTTTCCCAAACTAAGCAAATAGTTTTTCTTGCATGTTGCTTGAATTTTGTTCCCCTAGATCATTGAAAACAGAGATTTATAGGTTagagttatataattttatatcactctTTGTAATGCTGCTTTGATTGTAAAAATGaagcatataaaaataatttaccttCTTATCAGCAAAAATGATTTCCATGGTCTCACCATAATCACTCTGTTGTTTCCAGATATGAATAACTTTGACTTGAACCCACCATTCAGGTTTGAATGGCCTGATGTCAGACAGGTATGATAGTTTTGGAGTAGCTTTCATTATCTTAAGAGTTTGTTTCTCTCACGGTGTAAGATTGCTAATGTCGAATAGTATGTATATATAGCAAATAAATAGATTAGAGAAAGCCATGGGTATCagatattattttcaaaataaaaatctttatagTTGGATGAATcagaatataataaatagtcGTTAGAATATTCCCAATAATGCTGAGATATGATTCTTCAATTTCAAGTTGGTTGTTATGATGATAAGATCTTAACAGTTCAGTTAAATGATTGATAAAAGATCTATGTTTTGATAAGAGCATAAGATCTGTTATCTATTAGTTGAAAGATTTGCAAATCATTTTTTCGTTTAAATTGGGtatttttataagttataacacAATATTATTGTAAATTCTGACTCAAAAGCactaaattgtattatattctGATTTGTGTGATAACAATAATCTCAGGTTTTATCTAAGTGTGTGTTATATAATGTGTAAATAGGTTGCAGGGAATCTTATTGAAGAAATATAAAAGCGGAATATCAATACAATTTTGACATGCGACATGTTACAATCCAAAATTAAGGTATGTCCGGTTTATTATAAGGATAAAATGTTAGAAATGCATTaggaatggaactgaatctgGTTAGTTAGGAAAATGGAGATAATATGCTTAGTGATATAGATTTTTTACTGGTTATTGTATCATAACAGACtcgtttttatttattgttttcctatataaaatcgaaattattattttattcccaatgaaaaactgaaaaccaaggtttaaaaaaacaatagaaataaatcaagacataaaataGATGCACTAACcctaaaaaacataaaaccaatagacatttagaaattaaaaataaaacagcaCACTAATCTGTGTCTTCAGTATGATCTTTGTCTTCAATCTTGATCACATTGGTGCATTGCTTTTTCCTTGAACTAATCGACATCTGGTGAACTGCTTTGATTCTCTTCCACATAATATCATTCAGATTCCAAACTTTTAAAGCATTGAATTTTTCCAATTCATCAACTGAGATACCAAAACCATATGTTTTGCCCACAATGTCCACAAGTTCAGCCGGTAACACATCTGGATCTCCATTCtgttaataaaaattcaattataTGCCAggtatcaaaaataaataatattttttgcctatttaaaaaattaaaaatatatcttacaTCAGACAAAACATTTACGATTTTTGCAGCAGAATATTTCACAATAGATGTAGCAACTGGATCTTGAAGTGTAATTTTGGATTCACCAGTCTGATCCTGCACAAGCAAATCCAATTTGTACCTGaaaagattattttttgtttggaaaaAATTTAAACGCATTAGAAttgtttaaaaatcaaaaaaattaaatccaaagctaaaatacaaaacaaatgacCTTGGCTTAATTTTAGTAACAGTGAGATGGCAAAAATCACAAAACCAGCTTGGAGAATCCATGTCATCATAGACAATCCTCGTTTTCAGAACCTGCCTGTTGCATACCACACAAGCACAATAATACCATCCTCTCAATGTATCAATGGCATAAACAGTGCAAATTATTCGGCATTTGGCATCctacaaaacaatatatatttgtcAGAACATATTGCGATCAATCACACTGTAAGTATTACAGACTCAACAAAAAACCTTATCTGTGTGTTTCATTTCCTGAATGGTTTTGAAAGGAAACTGTGACCATTTAATGCGCTTTGATTGGTTGTGAATCTTTCCAACATGTTGGTACATATTCACGGAGTTATCATCAGCATGAACCCTATAAGTAGAAaacagtaaaatatataaaaaattaattcattacTATCAAAAGTCAGAGAAGAAAATAAGTACTTTAGGTTATTCAAAACTAACATCTGTTTTAGTTCTTCCACTTCGTTGATTGCTGGGTTTAGCATCACCAGAGAAGAATCAAATGCATTGGATACTTGTAACTCATCTGGACAATATAACATGTGTGAGAAAAACAATACTAACGATATAATATAATCATCaaagactttttaaaatatatttaattatcaaTACCATGTGTGTAGTTGTTGAGCTTAGCATATCGGATCAAACAAATATccccattatttggttgtttttgTTCTTGGATCAAAACTTCAGCTAACTTCCCAAAAATGCAGCATCTAACTCGTCTGTCACTGAGattataacaaaacatataaactttaaattttatagttatacaaataaataaatacaattaaaaatacGTACCTGCCATCTCTTAGAGTAAACACCATCTTGGTCACTTCTTTCCTTGCATGATTAACAATATCCACACCGCCAAAGTCCATTACCTGACCAATCACGTCTGTCATAGAATAAAAcagttatatataaatcataacatacgttaatgtatttttaaaaaaaacaataccaaTAAGATAGCGTGTGTCAAGTGAACCATTCAAAATGGTGGCAAAATCCTTAAGATCAAGGAACATGTTGTTGCATCGCATATCAGAATCAGTAACAGTAGTCTGATCCCCGAATTGCATTTTGTAAACATGGTTGGTGTATCTGTAAACCCCAGATGCTGGACTTAAGTGAAATTTAGTAATAACTATCCACTTTCCAACACGAAAATGCATCTGGAGTCGCTGGATTAATGAACTTTTGCAACTCGCATGGATTTTAACACCCTAAATCATGAAACAATAAAAGATGCACTCAGttcatatattaaaagttttgCTATTTTAAAAACGAAAGGTTTGTGAGCAGAGCTTACGGTTTCGTCTGTTAAAACCATCTCAAGAGAAGAACCATTTGTAAGATTGATAAACTCCCATGTATGAAGAACTTTAACATGGACTCGACATGTAGATTTGAAAAGATTAAGATCACTCAAGTTGCTGATTTCGATTAAGGACTCCATTATTGTAGAGCACCGAAAACAGTTGAGAGGTTTTGAATGAATAGAATTGTTGTGTTTGACATTGATATTTATATAGGATATGTAGTCGAAGTAGAAAGAGGATAATCGATAcaattaaaatggaaaatattaaGCATATTCTAAGGATATAAATAATTGTAGATATAATTGGTTAGAGAAATCTATCATATTCAGTTTGTTAAGATATATTAAGTTACAacgaaatatatttttgttgagaTGGAAGAAATCGAGAATTTATTTCTGAATAGAAGAAATCGagaatttcattttttaattaattaataggcAGTGGCATGTATCAGTAAATAGTTTGAAAGTTTAAGGGGAAGTCTGAAAAAGggctgctgttttaattgtattgatttttagggaaaatttggaaaaatacacttagatgtgattatattttgaaaactacatattcttttttaattttttaaaactacacTTACTCATAAGTGAAATGACTATATTGtccaaatttaacatttatcttatCCAATATCTAacttgatatttaatttaaatcagaaagtacatataaaaattaaaacaaatttatcaaCAATCGTTATTTTTAATACCCTTGacataaaatcaaaaaaaataactcCACTAACTACTTGATGATCAATCAGATCcttatttttagaaaagaaccttttaaaaaataaaaattgtcgAACACTTTACTAAATCACTAAACGATCTTCTACTCTATCTTGTGAcgtttttcttgtttttatttacatatacatACATGAAATAATCCAAAAATGCTATTCacttatttaacaaaaaaaaacaatccagACAAATTTCTTTAGAATCTAACAGTGTGTTAATGTATTTCTCCTCtctttcttagattttttttccacACTGAAAAATTcttctaaaacaaaatttctgtGAGCGTTGTTTCTATGGAACACATAAGAACtcttgaaaataattttgtgtattttacCATTCATAAAACGTTTGAATTatctgttttgttttatgatgTGAAAAAGGATGAACTGCTAAAATGAAAAGAttcaaccaaaatattttctgcCGCAAAAACACCAAATGATAACAACTTCATCAAGAGATAACaacaaaaatcacataaaacCCTTACAAAAGAATAATcacagaaaataataattaagtattaaattaattataagaatttgtaattactaataaaattagGACAAAAATGTCTTATTACAAACAAGAAagtatagttttcaaaaaatgaaaaagttaaaagtatttttcaaatttaaatcatgAATAGGGTATTTTTCAAATTGTCCCTTATTTTTATTCATTCCTTTTGCATTAgtacaattttgtttttgcttaAGAAATTGATTATCcttttggatttttctatgcaTGAAGAATGAGAGATTCACTATAAATAAGAGAAGAGATGCCTGATTTATAATAATGTATATAAACAAACAGATATTGCATAGTAGATGTACGTGTACATCTCTACTAACCCAATTTGATtaaacctaaaacaaaaaaaaataaaaataaaataaaagacaaattGATTACATGTACAATCAAccttcttaattttttttttttttggctccaTACAGTTAGACCTTCTAACAACCCTTTcaacatttaagaaaaaatgtCTACATTGAAGGAAATAATTGTCAATTATATAGTGTCTCTATATGTCGCTGGTCAAGATCGTCTCTTCTAATTAAGTTAACCTTAACACTGCAAAAGACGAAGAAAAGGAGTTGGTTAACAATGAATAAATTCAacataaatatagatatattatatcaaatttacATTATAGATTCTATCAGAGATTTATGATAGAAAGTTTTGCAATcattagaaatatttttctcaCTATCGCAAGTTACGATAAACGATAGAATGGAAAATTCATCACAAATCAGTTATGAAAATTTTGATGGATTGTTTACATAGGCTTGCACATTGCAATATTAtgttctgaaaatattttttaacagttAAACCAAACACAAAGCTATAAAAGCTAGTTTGATTGACCGGATGAGATAAGCCACTTGGTAAGAGTCTTGGGGGCCAATTGTCATGCTTTCGGATTCGAAGGTAGACGGGGGAACTAATCATCCGTGTCACCAGCGGTACTGGGTGTTGGACATTATCCTCAGTCCAGGTAATACCCTCCCGAATGAAGTGGACCGTTGCTTAACCGGGCTCTGGGGAATGACCCACGAAGTACGGAACCTCAGgattatcaaaagaaaaaaaaagcttgtttgatttatttcaAATCCTTGAAAATGTCATAGTGTGCAAATAAATCATACTAAAACTTTGCtttcttaaaatatttcataatatattaaaataaatatattcttctacatttttaaattcttcACAATTTGATTTTGAACATGGTCAAATACATAACAACAAACCATTTTTATTGTTAAAGATAATGAGTGTCTAACGTCCTACTTGCATTTAACATTTCCTGCATGCTCCATCAAGTCTAGTATAGTAGTTGGAGCGCCCGATGTCGCAAGGACTCATACTTCAATTATTCAAGAGGCTTACAGTAACGTTGAAAAAAAACTTTCTCCATTATCAACAAGGAATCCATTTGAAGAATATAGTATTGTATATACATACTCTTCTAATTGGGGACCTGCTCCAATCCACCcacatttttttgtaacacatcCACCCACCttcttaatataatatatattggttaATCCTCAGTCCTGTCGATCTAGAAGATACGAAACCTTAAATTTTCTAGGGATCCATTAACTACTAAGAACCGTGCTAGATCATGTTTATAGACATGTGCTAAACACTCcagtttatatataatttatttgtttgcaTACCATGGGACGGCATGTATCTTATATCATACGTGCATAACTGTGTTTTCCTATTTTCATGCTGATCGATCTATCGTTTTTTGTTGCCAACTATTATACACTGATCTATTAGTTTAACTACATACCATGCGCGATCTAATTCGAGGCTTCGTTACTCCATGCATTCAACTAAGCATTATGAATTTCAGGGAAGAGACTGGAGAGtgcaaacaaaacatatatgcgtgttcatatatattaataatgactttattttgaaataaagaagaaaaaaaacagataagaAAATGTGCCAACAATAGAGACAATGGATGAACATATGGTATATGATATATTTGAATGAGGGTCAGGTTGTCGAGCAATGTCGAGAATTATAATCTAAACATTGAAATAATAATCCAATTAATGATAAGAATTGATTTgtgattaaataatttatttttgacaCACATAAAACTAACATGTAgacaatgttttgaaaaccggaccggacaccGACTCGGTAAAGCTACTAGTTGACTGGTTAGACCGGTTCAACCGGTCGAAccgggttttttatttatataaaaatgtatataactatatatttatactatataaactttatttctacatataatactttctctattcttttttttattaaatcaaaataaataacaaacataaatctgattactatgtaactaaaaataaaataaaaaacaaatgatttacagctaaaacaatcatatttatttatttttacaactaacatttcaaattttaaaaatatggtaaaataaaaatagtatatgagagtcaaaaatatattcttcacattttttcttagaaaaataaaaaattaattaaatagtcatagttgaacactaattataaaatattaaattttagctagtaataattaaaaacatttaactATATGTTCATTTTTAAgaaccgggttttaaaattaaactgggtcaccggttttaccggatttcagccggttttactggtttttatcaaatccgggttttaaaccgaaccggactcggcttcttcagcgagtcacggtcggaccggttcgaccggccggtccgatccggttttcaaaacactgcatGTAGACCTTCCGCAGGGGGCAAATTAATCACATCTCACATCAAAAGATCCAATAATAACTtttgactagattttgatccttCCTTCAGATGAccgatatatttttttttgtttttttttgagaaatttttttttgtattaaagtttttttgtaattatatttgtgtttaatattaatttatttaatagaatagtctcttaaataaataaaatacttagttagacataacatttattaatatgtcatgttctattttaatagaatagatccCGTAAATGTTTCATTTTGCCAACCACTAATCTTAATTTTccaaatattaataatacactagaaataaaatgaatcaaatgtAGTGATCAAAATGTTCTAAAAATTGGTCTAGGCGGGTGCCTCAGCAAATTGGGTATAAGAAAAAACGATTTTTtcaatatgatattttttttaaatcggtCTAGGAATTCAGAAAACATGCCTAGACACCCGTCTTACCAATAATCTTCTATTAGTAATAATCTTTCATTAGATGTCTAACACTATATACCGAGTTTTAGaacattatattaaattgttGAAAAATTCTCATTTTATCGGAATGATTTAATGGGTTTTACCATCCTTTTTCGGTAGTAATTTTAGATAGATTGGTTGCAACTTTGCAGTTTTTATATTCCGGGGTTAAACAGGGTTTTGGATCTATAATTATGTTGGGTTGtaagaaaaatgtttaaaaaaaatgtatgtgtagaataagaaaaaaagaatttaaaatcaCCATCAGTGATTTCCCCCTGTATGAAGTCTCTAACCTTGTTTTTTGCCATTGCGAATACACAATAAATAGTGTATATTTCTATGGCTTCGACGGTACGATGAAGAAGCATTAGCAACATGTTGTATAAGCAGTATGTTGTAGAACATGTATATTCTCATTAGATTTTTAATCAAGTAATTGGTAATACTGTATCAgtacacaattttaaaattatcataagaattaatatatattaataatatatttattattacaaataATCAGtcttatttagttatataaattaagttaaattttaaatgtgaagtattattatttaacaaataaatgtaaaatttattttaaaatataaaatttatttttggatataaattagatattaataaataaaataaataaattatatataaattatatataaattatcattatttatttattcattaagaagtaaatgattcatatataatatcaccataaaattaatatatgacataaattatttatttctaaatatatagatatgtttattttgtaatatataatatataaatatattttatttatgtttttattaaaaataatgaatgaaatgtgtaatatataaataatattatattttaaatatgaaatattgttcttttcaaaaatttaaaaatattttaatcacaacttttattttaaacatattaatttattttttgattatgaacatagttttttatattggtaaatgaaaataaattaagtatatatagttattttaaaaaatttatatattctaaTTGTAAATGCTCTATCAAAAACTTCATATGAGAACATTGAGTAAAGAACATTAGCATCTTGTAAATACTTTTCATTTTGCTTTAATGATAAATGTTGATGGATAATAACAAGCATAATGTTTATGATAATGCTTTGCCAATCAAGCTAATTCTctctttcaaatatttttcagCTAAAACACGTAacttaaaaagttatttttatttttaaattatgttaagaactataaattataaactattcAACCAATtgcaaaataaattattaaatatgattagtaacacaaattttattaaagccAAAAAGTTACTTAAAAATATGGAACATTTTACATATTGAAGCatcaacatttttaaaacattttacatTTGGGAACGAGGGAGTAATATGTAGCCAACGTGTGTGAGAATGTGGATTAAAACAGTTATGAAGTTTGACCTTACAGTTATCTCAAAATATACTTCTGTATTAATCCTGTTATACGCACCgtcattttgaaaatttaaatgtttagtTCACAGAATTATCATATTTCAATTTgtctatatatatgatacaGGATTTTTATGGTTTagtccattttaaaaaaaaatggcaAACCGCTTCCCGGCGAAAGAATGTTAAATCACCAGTGATCATGTGTTAGAGATATCTGAATGTAAGCGGATTTGAATTCAGCTTACTTAACAACGATGTAATGTCATGCTACCACCCGATCATTAACACGTGGTTATGTTAAAATGTCTTCGTAGTTGTAGAga
It encodes:
- the LOC130510639 gene encoding replication protein A 70 kDa DNA-binding subunit A-like — protein: MESLIEISNLSDLNLFKSTCRVHVKVLHTWEFINLTNGSSLEMVLTDETGVKIHASCKSSLIQRLQMHFRVGKWIVITKFHLSPASGVYRYTNHVYKMQFGDQTTVTDSDMRCNNMFLDLKDFATILNGSLDTRYLIDVIGQVMDFGGVDIVNHARKEVTKMVFTLRDGSDRRVRCCIFGKLAEVLIQEQKQPNNGDICLIRYAKLNNYTHDELQVSNAFDSSLVMLNPAINEVEELKQMVHADDNSVNMYQHVGKIHNQSKRIKWSQFPFKTIQEMKHTDKDAKCRIICTVYAIDTLRGWYYCACVVCNRQVLKTRIVYDDMDSPSWFCDFCHLTVTKIKPRYKLDLLVQDQTGESKITLQDPVATSIVKYSAAKIVNVLSDNGDPDVLPAELVDIVGKTYGFGISVDELEKFNALKVWNLNDIMWKRIKAVHQMSISSRKKQCTNVIKIEDKDHTEDTD